The window GTAAGAATAGAATCTGAACAAAGGCTTTATTCAGTTTTAGGAATGGTTTCAACTATAAATGATAACTCTTTTGTGATTGTACCTTTTTCTTTTATAGAAGGCTTTAGAATTAATGATAAAGTATTTTTACAAAGAGATGGTTTGACTGTAAAATGTGGAAATGGACTTTTAGGAAGAGTTGTAAATGCTTTAGGTGAACCAATTGATAATAAAGGTAAGATAAGAGATTTAGATGAAAATTCAGCTATTAATAAAATCTCTATGTCTCCACTAGAAAGAGGGATAATTGATCAAAAATTTTCAACAGGTGTTAAAGCAATAGATTCAATGTTGACTTGTGGAAAAGGACAAAAAGTTGGTATTTTTGCTGGTTCTGGAGTTGGAAAATCAACTTTGATGGGTATGATAGTAAAAGGTTGTGAGGCTCAAGTAAAAGTTGTAGCATTAGTTGGAGAAAGGGGAAGAGAAATTCCTGAATTTATTCATTATAACTTAAATGATGATTTGGAAAATACAGTAATTGTTGCTGCAACTTCAGATGAATCAGCATTAATGAGGAAATATGGTGCATTTACAGCTATGAGTATCGCTGAATATTTTAGAGATAAAGGTCTTGATGTTCTCCTTATGATGGATAGTGTAACAAGGTTTGCAATGGCTCAAAGAGAAATTGGATTAAGCACAGGAGAACCACCTGTAAGTAGAGGGTATCCACCTTCTGTTTTTGCACTTTTACCACAATTAATGGAAAGAGCGGGAAATAATCAAAAAGGTTCGATTACTGCTTTTTTTACTGTTTTAGTAGATGGTGATGATATGAATGATCCAATTGCAGATCAAAGTAGGTCAATTCTTGATGGACATATTGTTTTAACAAGAGAGTTAACTGAACAAGGATTTTATCCCCCAATTAATCTTTTAAAATCTGCTTCAAGGGTAATGGATAAAGTTGTTACAAAAGAGCATTATAATGATTTTTTAAAGTTAAAAAGAGTATTATCACTAATAAAAGAGAATGAAGTTTTAGTTAGAGTTGGTGCATACAAGAAAGGTATGGACCCAGAACTTGATAATGCAATGGCAAGAAAAGAGAGAATACGAGAGTTTTTAACTCAAAGTACACAAGAAAATGTCTCTTTTGATGAAATCATTGCAAATTTTAGAAAGGTTTTACAATGATTGCACAAGTTAATTCATCAATATATAGATTAAATAATATGAATGATGCGCAAGATAAATTAAATTCTCAAATGAATGGAGAAAAACTTCAATATGGAAGTGATGACTCTATGCTTTTTGGAAGGCTTGCTCTTATAAATGATAAGATATTGACTCAGACAGGTATAAAAGAACAAATTGAAAGAACAAATGTTTTAAATACAAATGCAGATTCTGCTATATCTAGTGTAAAACTTAAATTGGATTCAATAAAAGAAGAGCTTATTAAAGCAAATACATCAACGACAAGTATTGAAGGATTAGAAGCAATCGCACAAAATCTTTCTGGGTATAAGCAAAATCTTTTAGATTTGGCAAATACACAAGTCGAAGGGCAATATGTATTTTCAGGTTCAGACTCTTCAGTGAAAGCATTTACAATGGATGCTAATGGAAAAGTAACATATAATGGGAATGATAGCTTAAGAAAAATTGCAGTTGATGAAGGTTCTTATAGAGAATCTGGAGTTAACGGGCTTGAACTTTTTTATTACACAGCTGATACAGCAGCAAAAGGTGAAACTTTAAATTTTGAAGAAGGTGATAGAATACTTGATCAAGATGGAAATGAATGGACATTAGATACAGCAACGAATACTTTATCTAAAAAAAATTGGGATGGTTCTTTCGATACATTATCTGTTACTCCTCCAACTGCTCCAGCTACTGAATATAGTGTAACTATGCCCATGACAGATGGCACAAAGTTTGAAGCAAAAAGAAGTATTTTTGATTTACTAGATCAAGCAGTAAATAGCTTAAAAGGTTTAGATAGTAGTGGAAATCCTACTCTAACTTATGATGAAAGACGTGCAGGAGTTTCAGCAGCACAAGATGAAGTAGATAAAGCTATTGATAATGTGAGCATCGCACATGCAAATTTAGGTGGAAGAAACAAAACATTCAATAATTCATTGGATATAATTACTTCAAAAATTACTCAATATGATAAGACATATACAGAAATAGGATCTTCTGACTTAACTGAAGTTGGAATTAAACTTAAAAGTTTAGAATTAATGTTCTCAGCTTTATATTCAACAATTAGCCAAACAAATCAGTTGTCGTTAGTTAATTATATGAGATAATTGACTAATCTAACTAAAATGACTTTATGAAATTTGATTTAAAAAAGATATTCACAAGAGATTTAATCGCAGTAGCATTGTTTCTTTCAATGCTTGCGATTATAATAGTTCCTTTAAATAAAGAAGCACTTGACTTTTTTATATCAGTATCTTTGGCTATATCTTTTCTTATTCTATTAATATCTTTATATATTCAAAAGCCAGCTGATTTAACAACTTTTCCTACACTTATTTTGATTTTAGTTGTATTTAGGCTTGCTTTAAGTATTGCAACAACAAGATCCATTTTAGGAGAAGGACATAATGGTCCTGATGCTGTAAGTTCAATTATTACTGCATTTGGGCAATTTGTTGTTGGTGGAAATATGGTTATAGGTGTAATCATATTTATCATATTAGTTTTAATAAATTTTATGGTTGTTACAAAAGGTGCAACAAGAGTTGCAGAAGTTACTGCGAGATTTACACTTGATTCTATGCCAGGTAAACAAATGGCAATTGATGCAGATTTAAATGCTGGATTTATAGATGATAAGCAAGCGCAAGAGCGAAGAAGAGCATTAATTTCTGAAGCAAATTTTTATGGAGCTATGGATGGATCTTCAAAGTTTGTTAAAGGTGATGCTATTGCAAGTATCATTATTACTTTAGTAAACTTAGTTGGAGGAATTTTAGTTGGTCTTTTTCAACATGATTTATCTGTTGCACAAGCAGGAGAAACGTATACAATTTTGACAATCGGAGATGGATTAGTTAGTCAAATTCCTGCACTATTATTGTCAACTGCAACAGCTATTATTATTACTCGATCAAATACAGATGAAGAGAAATTTGCAACACAAACAGTTAATCAACTTATTAAAGACAGTAAATCTTTAATTTTAGTTGGTATTGGTTTAATGCTTTTTGCATTAGTTCCTGGTTTCCCAACATTTATTTTAATGGTAATGGGTATTTTAATGTCTGGATTAGGATATATTATTATTATGATTGATAGAGGTGATGATAATATTGTAACAAGAGTTTTAAAAACACCAGAAGTCAAAAAAGTTGATAAGCCAGCAGATTTAAAAGAAAAAAGAAGAACCGCTTCTGTTGCTGATGAAACCCAAACTATTGAAACAATTATGAAATTAGAAGTTCTAGAATTAAAATTAGGAATTAGACTTTTACAGTTAGTTCAAGGAAACTCTGAACTTCTAGATAAAATTAAAGCAATAAGAAAAACGATAGCTAGTGAATTAGGTTTTGTAATACCACAAATTAGAATTTCAGATGATACACATTTATCACCAAATGAGTATCAACTTTACCTTAAAAGAATACCTTTAGTAAAAGGAAAGATTGAAGTAGATAAATTTCTTGCTATGGGTGGAATAGGAAATGAAAAATTACAAGGGCTTCATGTAAAAGAACCAGTATTTAATCTTGATGCAACATGGATAACAGGAGACTTAAGAGAAGAAGCTTTGATGAAAGGTTTTACTGTTGTTGATGCTCCAACTATTATTTCTACTCATATTTCTGAAATTATTAAAAGACATGCAGAAGATATTATAACAAGACAAGATATTGTTGATATTGTTGAAAGATTGAAAAAAGATTTCCCTATAGTAATAGAAGAAGCTATGAAAGTTACTTCTTATGGAGTACTGTTAAAAGTTTGTAAAGATTTACTACATGAAAAAATACCAATTATTGATATGCTAACAATTATTGAAGCAATAGCAGATATTGCTGAATTTACAAAAGCACCAGAAATTTTATTAGAACATGTTAGAGCAAAACTATATAGATTAATTACTCAAAAATTCAAAGATACTGATGGTATTTTACACATTGTAACTATAAAACCTGATGTTGAGCAACAATTTATTGGGAAATTACAAGAGCATCATGGAATTTCTCAACTGATGTTATCTATTGCAGAAATAAACAATCTTGTAACTAAAACAAAACAACTTCTTGATGATGTAGAACTCAAAGGTTTTTCTAAAGTTTGTATGGTTGTTGATCCTGTTTTAAGAAAAAGAATATCAGAAATTTATGAAAAATTTGGACTTCAAATTGCTGTCTTATCTCATGCTGAATTAGATTCAAAAGCAAATTTTGCTATTGAAGGTACTTTAGAGTTCTAAAACTCGCTGCTTTTTTATATTTAAGGAAATTATTTGAAACAATATATTTTATTTTTAAAAGAGAATAAAATTATTAGAGATTTATCTTTAGTAAATTTTATTTCATCTTTTGGTGCCTGGTTTTCTACTGTTGCAATATATACAATGGTTGTAGAATTTGGTTCTACAGAACTTGCAATTTCTGTTGTTACCGCAATGCACTTTATTCCTGCAATTATAATTGCACCATTGAGTGGAGCAATTATTGATAGAGTTAGAATTAAACCTTTGATGATATCTTTACTTTTTGTAGAATTGCTTATGACAATTATGTTTTTAACAATAAATGATTTGAGTCATTTATGGATTTTATTAATTTTTATTTTTATTAGAATGAGTGCAGCTTCAATGTATTTTTCAACAGAGATGTCACTTTTAGCTAAACTTTTAGATGGTAAAAATCTTCAAACTGCAAATGAGATAAATTCTATAATTTGGTCATTTACTTATGCTGTTGGTATGGCAACAAGTGGATTTATAGTAAATTTATATGGTGTAAAAACCGCAATTATGGTTGATGTATTTATATTTGTTTTAGCAATTATTGTATTTTTACAAATTAAACTTAATATAGAACATAAAAAAGTTACTGAAAAAATTTTTGAATTAATGAAAGATGGTTTTTTATATATCAAAAATAATAAGGTTATTTTGCACTTGATATTTTTACACGCAAGTGTTGGATTAACTTCTTATGATGCTTTGATTACAATTTTGGCAAAAAATCAATATAAAGAGTTGATAGCTGTTCCTTTAGCTATTGGTCTTTCAAATGCTATAAGAGCAGTAGCATTGATGATTGGTCCACTTTTTTTAAATAAAATTATAAATAAAGAGAATCTTCATTATTTATTAGTTTTTCAAGGAGTAACTATAATTCTTTGGGCTTTAACACAAGATAATTTTTATTTATCTTTAGTTTCTTTATTTTTTGTAGGATTAAGTACAGCGTTCTTGTGGTCATATACATATTCTCTTTTACAAAATAGTTGTGATAATAAATATATTGGAAGAGTAATATCGTATAATGATATGTTTTTTATGTTATCAAATGTTTGTACAACTATGTTTATTGGTTTTATGGCACATATTACAACAACGCAAGTTATTACGGTTTGTTTAGGAGTAGCATTTTTATTATTTGCTTATTACTATACAAAAATTTTAAAACTGATTTAAGAAAGGCTTTTTTCTAAAAGCCCTTTAGAGTTTTGCTACTTTTAGAAATTTTTTATAAGTTTCGTTAAAAAGTAGTTATTAAATGATAGGTTTCCTTTTAAATGGAAACCATTTAAAAGGAGAGAAAATGATTTTAGATTATAAAGATGTAAATGATTTAAATAGATACAAAATAATGTCTGGAAGTATAGTTCCACGACCAATAGCATGGATAGTAACAGAAGATAATGGAGTTTTAAATGCTGCACCATTTTCTTATTTTATTCCAATTTCTACAAATCCAGCTCTTGTAATTGTTGCTATTGGAAGAAAAGAGAATGAAAGTCCAAAAGATACTTTAGCAAACATATTAAAAACAAAAAAAGCAACAATTTGTTTCCCAAATAAAGACAATGTAGATCAAGTTCAAAAATGTGCTACTCAATTACCAAAAGATGAGAGTGAAATAGAAAAATATGAAATAGAAGTAAAAAAAGAATTAGAAGATTATCCTCCTATGATTTGTTCTACTCAAACTGCACTTTTTTGTGAGTATTATGATACTTATAAAGTTGAAGGGGATACAACTCCTGTTATTTTAAAGATAAATTATCAATATATTGAAGATGGACGAATAAATGAAAGAAATCATACAAATATAGATAGTATCGGTCGAGTAGGAGTTACTTTTAAAGCTATGGTTGATTTATAATAAAAAAATCTCTCTTATTGGGAGATTTTTAGACATTTATATATCAAGATATCTTGATATATAAATGTCTTTGTGATAAAATTTCCAAAACTTTATAAAAGGACAAATATGAAAAGAGTTTTGATATTATGTACAGGAAATTCTTGTAGAAGTATTATTGCTGAAGCACTTATAAATGCAAAGTTAGATGGAATTAGTGCAGATAGTTCTGGTGTTCGTGCAAGTGGAAAAGTAAATCCAAATGCAAAAAAACTTCTTGAAGATAAAGGGATTTGGAAGGAAGAGTATCACTCTAAAACACTTGATACAGTTATAAACAATGAATATGATTTAGTAGTAACAGTTTGTGACCATGCAAATGAAACTTGCCCAATGTTTCCAAAAGCTGTAAAAGTTATTCATGTGGGATTTGAAGACCCTGATGGAAAAGGGTTTGAAGCTTTTGAAAAAACATATAAAGAGATAGAAGAAAAACTTCTTCCAAAAATTGTTGAGGTATTAAAATAGATGTTTGATTGGCTTGTGAACTTAACTTCAATTTTTGTATTTGATATTTTAGGACTTTCAAAAGGAACTCATTTAGGTGAAGCTTTAAATTTTTTTATTTATGATACGATAAAAATTTTTATATTGCTAATTACAATTATTTATATGGTTACACTTCTTAGAAGCTATTTTCCAGTAGAAAAAGCAAGAGATTATTTAAGTGGAAAACACAAAATTGTTGGACATATTATGGCTGCTATTTTTGGAGTTATAACTCCATTTTGTTCTTGTAGTGCAATTCCACTTTTTTTAGGATTTTTACAAGCAAGAATTCCTTTAGGAGTGACATTTTCATATTTGATTTCTGCACCACTTAGTGATGCAGTTGTAATTGCTATGTTATTTTCACTTTTTGGTTGGAAAATAGCTTTATTATATGTAGGAATTGGTCTATTAATAGCTATTGTATCTGGACTTATAATTGGAAGTATGAATTTAGAAAAAGAGGTTTTAATAGAAGTAAAACCAATAAATAGCTGTTGTAATGGCTCAAATAGTGATGAAACTTTATTTTCCCAAAGAGTAAAAGAGTCTTGGGAATATACAAAAGATATATTTAAAAAGATTTATTTATATGTGATAATTGGTGTTGGAATTGGAGCATTTATTCATGGTTATATTCCTGCTGATTTTATCAGCAAATATGCAGGCGGAGATGTTTGGTATGCGCCAATAGTTGCAGTTATTATGGGAATACCTATGTATTCAAATGCAGCAGGGATTTTACCACTTGTTGAAGTTTTAACACAAAAAGGAATGCTTTTAGGAACGGCTTTAGCATTTATGATGGCAGTTGTTGCACTTAGTTTGCCAGAAGCTATGATTTTAAAAAGAGTTTTGAGTTTAAAACTTATCTCAATATTTTTTGCAATTGTTGGAGTTGCGATACTTCTAACAGGGTATTTATTTAATTATTTAATAGGATGAAAAAATGAAAATAGAAGTTTTAGGAACAGGTTGCTCTAAATGCAAAGCTTTAGAAGAAGCTGTAAAACAAGCAGTTGCAAAAATCGGTGGATTTCACGAAGTTAAAAAAGTTGAAGATATAGTTGAAATTATGAATTATGGTGTTATGAGTACGCCAGCACTTGTTGTTGATGGAGTTGTAAAATCTACTGGAAAAGTTTTGAGTGTTGATGAACTGTTACTACTATTTAAAGGAATATGATGGATATTTTTTTACAAACAGTTGGTGCAATAAATGATGAAACAAGAGTCAAAATATTACATTTTATAGATATACACAATGAAGTTTGTGTTTGTGATATAGAGAACTCTTTTTCAATGATACAATCAAGAGTTTCAAGACACTTAAAAATATTAAAAGATGGAGGTTTTTTAAGAGTTGATAGAAGAGGGCGTTGGGCATATTATAGTATAAGAACACCTTTAGATGTTTTTAGACAATCAATTTTAAAAGAAATTAGTTATTTGAACTTAGAAATTCCTGCATTAAAAAAAGGTTGTGAGGTATGTTAATTCCTGTTTGCATATTTTTAGTAACATTATTTTTAATCATTACTCAACCAAAAGGTTTACAAATAGGAACAACAGCTATTTTAGGTGCAATTGTTGCTTTAATTTTAGGTGTAGTAAGTATCAATGATGTTTTAGATGTAACAAGTATAGTTTGGGATGCAACATTAGCTTTTATTGGAATCATTATTTTATCTTTAGTTTTAGATGAAATTGGCTTTTTTGAATGGTGTGCTTTAAAAATGGCAAAATTTTCAAAAGGAAGTGGAATAAGAATGTTCATTTATTCTATTTTATTGGGAAGTTTTGTTTCAGCACTTTTTGCAAATGATGGAGCAGCACTTATTTTAACACCTATTTTATTGGCAAAAATGAGAGTTTTACAATTAAGTACAAAAACTATAATTGCTTTTTTACTTGCAGGTGGTTTTATAAGTGATAGTGCATCTTTACCTTTTGTATTTTCAAATCTTACAAATATAGTAACGGCAAACTATTTTAATATAGGTTTTGTGGATTATTTTCTTAATATGATTGTTCCTTTTATTGTGAGTGTTATTGCTTCGATAGTTTTTTTATGGTTAATTTTGAGAAAAGATATTCCAAAAAAAGTTGATGTAAGACTTTTAAAAGAACCCAAAAGTGTTATAAAAAATATGAATCTATTTTATTTTTCTTGGTTTTTTCTAGCCTTTTTGTTGAGTGCTTATGCTTTAGGAGATATTTACAAACTTCCTATCTCTTTTTTTGCATTAGGTGGTGCATTAGTTCTTTTAATAATTGCAAGTTTAACAAAAAGTGTAAATGCAAAAAATATTATAAAAGAAGCCCCTTGGCAAATCGTTTGGTTTAGTATTGGTCTTTATATTGTTGTTTATGGTTTAAAAAATGCAGGATTAACTGAATATTTAACAACGATATTAAATTATTTAGTTTTACAAGGTGATACAATAGCTATCATATCAACAGGTTTTATAAGTGCAATTTTAAGTGCAGTTATGAATAATCTTCCAACAATTATGATTATGGATATAGCATTAAAAGATATACCAAATGAGGCTTTAGCTTATGCAAATATTATTGGATGTAATTTAGGTCCCAAAATGACACCATTTGGAAGTTTAGCAACTCTTCTTTGGCTTCATGTTTTAGCAAAAAAAGGTATAAAAATAAGCTTTTGGGAATATAGTAAATTTGGTTTGATTATTACACCACCTGTTTTACTACTTGTTCTTTTAGCAGTTTAAAATAAATTTAAACTGCTGTATTTCCACAATAACCACATTTTTTTGCAGCAACTGGAATTTCCATAGCACAATCTGAACAAATTTTTGTTTTTGGTGCCGGAGCTTCAACATTTCTTAGTTTATTGTAAGATTTTATAAACATAAATACAACAAATCCTAAAATTAAAAATGAGATTGTATCATTCATAAATACACCAAGTTTTATTGCTGGTGCACCTGCTTTTTCAAGTTCTGCCAAAGTTGCATAACTATTTCCATCAAGCGAAATAAATAATTGAGAAAAATCAACTTTTCCTAACAACAATCCAATTGGAGGCATAACCACATTTTCAACAAGTGATTTTACAAAAGTTGCAAAAGCTGCACCAAAAATAAAACCAACAGCCATATCAACTACACTTCCTTTTATAAGGAAGTCTTTAAACTCTTTTAACATAATTTTTCCTTTAATTTTTTTAATTATATTTAAAAGAAGATACAAAATTAGTAAAAGAAGTGAAATAAAAATAAATAATTATTAAATAATCTGTAAATTTCAGTTTGATTACAAAAAATAATTATATAACCTTTTATTCAAATAATAAAGAATATATTGCTAAAAATATAATTTTAGGAAGAGTATTATGAATAATTTGAAGCTTAGGAATAAAATCTTACTTATATTGGTATTACCGATTTTAGCGATTTTTATGCTTTCATCTGTTTTGATTTTTGAAAAAATTGAGAAAAAATCAAATATGAATAAAACTTCAAGTTATATTGATTTTACTGTTAAAATCTCAAAAGTTTTAACGGCTTTTCAAAAAGAGAGAGAATTATCAATTTTATATCTAAATAGTTATGGAAAAATAAAAAAAGATGAGTTAGAAAAAGAAATAATAAATAGTAATCAAGAATCAAAAGAACTAAATGAGTTCATAGAAAGTTTTGATTTAATAAAAAAAGATAATAATCTTTTAGAAAAAATAGATAAATTGAAAAAGTCTTTTATTAAATTAGATGAAATTAGAAAAAATATAATAGATTTGAGAGTTGATATAAAAGAAATAGAAAATCTTTATAATGAAATTAATGCAAATCTTATATCTTTTTTTGATGATTTATTAATATATTCAAATAGCAAAGAGTTATCAAAATCTTCTTTGATATATGTTTCTATAATAAATGTAATAGAAAAAGCTTACAATGAAAAAATTTTAGTAAAAAGTATATTTGAGCATAATTTTATGTCAAATAGTAACTATAACAATTTCATATCACTAATAGTTTTTCAAGACTCATATTTAGAAGTAATGAAGAAAAATTTATCAAATGAACAACTTGATTATTTTAAAAAACAATTGGAAAATAGTAGTTTTAAAGATATTGAAACATTAAGAAGTATAATTTTTCTTAAAATAGAAAAAGAGAACCTTTTATCACAGATAAAAGAGGCTTTTGGATATGGTGGGTTGATACATTTATATAAAAACTATGTTTTAACAAAAGATGAAAATTTATTAAATAAAATTCAAAAAAGTCACACTAAAATATTAAGAGCAATAAAAGATTATAAAAAATTAAAGTTTTCAAAAGAAGAAGAGGAATTTTTAAATAACATCCAATTCGCTATTGATACATATATGTCAGCAGCATATAATAATGAACGTATAGATGAAACACAAATTGATTCAAAAACTTTACAAGCAATAGATACTTTGTCAAAAAATATTTATGGTGCAA of the Arcobacter lacus genome contains:
- the fliI gene encoding flagellar protein export ATPase FliI; the protein is MINIEELLSKIDSATLPIAFGRITNISAITLTAVGLEVAVGDIVRIESEQRLYSVLGMVSTINDNSFVIVPFSFIEGFRINDKVFLQRDGLTVKCGNGLLGRVVNALGEPIDNKGKIRDLDENSAINKISMSPLERGIIDQKFSTGVKAIDSMLTCGKGQKVGIFAGSGVGKSTLMGMIVKGCEAQVKVVALVGERGREIPEFIHYNLNDDLENTVIVAATSDESALMRKYGAFTAMSIAEYFRDKGLDVLLMMDSVTRFAMAQREIGLSTGEPPVSRGYPPSVFALLPQLMERAGNNQKGSITAFFTVLVDGDDMNDPIADQSRSILDGHIVLTRELTEQGFYPPINLLKSASRVMDKVVTKEHYNDFLKLKRVLSLIKENEVLVRVGAYKKGMDPELDNAMARKERIREFLTQSTQENVSFDEIIANFRKVLQ
- a CDS encoding arsenic transporter, with the protein product MLIPVCIFLVTLFLIITQPKGLQIGTTAILGAIVALILGVVSINDVLDVTSIVWDATLAFIGIIILSLVLDEIGFFEWCALKMAKFSKGSGIRMFIYSILLGSFVSALFANDGAALILTPILLAKMRVLQLSTKTIIAFLLAGGFISDSASLPFVFSNLTNIVTANYFNIGFVDYFLNMIVPFIVSVIASIVFLWLILRKDIPKKVDVRLLKEPKSVIKNMNLFYFSWFFLAFLLSAYALGDIYKLPISFFALGGALVLLIIASLTKSVNAKNIIKEAPWQIVWFSIGLYIVVYGLKNAGLTEYLTTILNYLVLQGDTIAIISTGFISAILSAVMNNLPTIMIMDIALKDIPNEALAYANIIGCNLGPKMTPFGSLATLLWLHVLAKKGIKISFWEYSKFGLIITPPVLLLVLLAV
- a CDS encoding permease, yielding MFDWLVNLTSIFVFDILGLSKGTHLGEALNFFIYDTIKIFILLITIIYMVTLLRSYFPVEKARDYLSGKHKIVGHIMAAIFGVITPFCSCSAIPLFLGFLQARIPLGVTFSYLISAPLSDAVVIAMLFSLFGWKIALLYVGIGLLIAIVSGLIIGSMNLEKEVLIEVKPINSCCNGSNSDETLFSQRVKESWEYTKDIFKKIYLYVIIGVGIGAFIHGYIPADFISKYAGGDVWYAPIVAVIMGIPMYSNAAGILPLVEVLTQKGMLLGTALAFMMAVVALSLPEAMILKRVLSLKLISIFFAIVGVAILLTGYLFNYLIG
- the flhA gene encoding flagellar biosynthesis protein FlhA; protein product: MKFDLKKIFTRDLIAVALFLSMLAIIIVPLNKEALDFFISVSLAISFLILLISLYIQKPADLTTFPTLILILVVFRLALSIATTRSILGEGHNGPDAVSSIITAFGQFVVGGNMVIGVIIFIILVLINFMVVTKGATRVAEVTARFTLDSMPGKQMAIDADLNAGFIDDKQAQERRRALISEANFYGAMDGSSKFVKGDAIASIIITLVNLVGGILVGLFQHDLSVAQAGETYTILTIGDGLVSQIPALLLSTATAIIITRSNTDEEKFATQTVNQLIKDSKSLILVGIGLMLFALVPGFPTFILMVMGILMSGLGYIIIMIDRGDDNIVTRVLKTPEVKKVDKPADLKEKRRTASVADETQTIETIMKLEVLELKLGIRLLQLVQGNSELLDKIKAIRKTIASELGFVIPQIRISDDTHLSPNEYQLYLKRIPLVKGKIEVDKFLAMGGIGNEKLQGLHVKEPVFNLDATWITGDLREEALMKGFTVVDAPTIISTHISEIIKRHAEDIITRQDIVDIVERLKKDFPIVIEEAMKVTSYGVLLKVCKDLLHEKIPIIDMLTIIEAIADIAEFTKAPEILLEHVRAKLYRLITQKFKDTDGILHIVTIKPDVEQQFIGKLQEHHGISQLMLSIAEINNLVTKTKQLLDDVELKGFSKVCMVVDPVLRKRISEIYEKFGLQIAVLSHAELDSKANFAIEGTLEF
- a CDS encoding MFS transporter, with amino-acid sequence MKQYILFLKENKIIRDLSLVNFISSFGAWFSTVAIYTMVVEFGSTELAISVVTAMHFIPAIIIAPLSGAIIDRVRIKPLMISLLFVELLMTIMFLTINDLSHLWILLIFIFIRMSAASMYFSTEMSLLAKLLDGKNLQTANEINSIIWSFTYAVGMATSGFIVNLYGVKTAIMVDVFIFVLAIIVFLQIKLNIEHKKVTEKIFELMKDGFLYIKNNKVILHLIFLHASVGLTSYDALITILAKNQYKELIAVPLAIGLSNAIRAVALMIGPLFLNKIINKENLHYLLVFQGVTIILWALTQDNFYLSLVSLFFVGLSTAFLWSYTYSLLQNSCDNKYIGRVISYNDMFFMLSNVCTTMFIGFMAHITTTQVITVCLGVAFLLFAYYYTKILKLI
- a CDS encoding flavin reductase family protein, yielding MILDYKDVNDLNRYKIMSGSIVPRPIAWIVTEDNGVLNAAPFSYFIPISTNPALVIVAIGRKENESPKDTLANILKTKKATICFPNKDNVDQVQKCATQLPKDESEIEKYEIEVKKELEDYPPMICSTQTALFCEYYDTYKVEGDTTPVILKINYQYIEDGRINERNHTNIDSIGRVGVTFKAMVDL
- a CDS encoding thioredoxin family protein produces the protein MKIEVLGTGCSKCKALEEAVKQAVAKIGGFHEVKKVEDIVEIMNYGVMSTPALVVDGVVKSTGKVLSVDELLLLFKGI
- a CDS encoding ArsR/SmtB family transcription factor, with product MDIFLQTVGAINDETRVKILHFIDIHNEVCVCDIENSFSMIQSRVSRHLKILKDGGFLRVDRRGRWAYYSIRTPLDVFRQSILKEISYLNLEIPALKKGCEVC
- the mscL gene encoding large conductance mechanosensitive channel protein MscL; amino-acid sequence: MLKEFKDFLIKGSVVDMAVGFIFGAAFATFVKSLVENVVMPPIGLLLGKVDFSQLFISLDGNSYATLAELEKAGAPAIKLGVFMNDTISFLILGFVVFMFIKSYNKLRNVEAPAPKTKICSDCAMEIPVAAKKCGYCGNTAV
- a CDS encoding arsenate reductase ArsC, with translation MKRVLILCTGNSCRSIIAEALINAKLDGISADSSGVRASGKVNPNAKKLLEDKGIWKEEYHSKTLDTVINNEYDLVVTVCDHANETCPMFPKAVKVIHVGFEDPDGKGFEAFEKTYKEIEEKLLPKIVEVLK
- the flgL gene encoding flagellar hook-associated protein FlgL; its protein translation is MIAQVNSSIYRLNNMNDAQDKLNSQMNGEKLQYGSDDSMLFGRLALINDKILTQTGIKEQIERTNVLNTNADSAISSVKLKLDSIKEELIKANTSTTSIEGLEAIAQNLSGYKQNLLDLANTQVEGQYVFSGSDSSVKAFTMDANGKVTYNGNDSLRKIAVDEGSYRESGVNGLELFYYTADTAAKGETLNFEEGDRILDQDGNEWTLDTATNTLSKKNWDGSFDTLSVTPPTAPATEYSVTMPMTDGTKFEAKRSIFDLLDQAVNSLKGLDSSGNPTLTYDERRAGVSAAQDEVDKAIDNVSIAHANLGGRNKTFNNSLDIITSKITQYDKTYTEIGSSDLTEVGIKLKSLELMFSALYSTISQTNQLSLVNYMR